A stretch of the Uranotaenia lowii strain MFRU-FL chromosome 3, ASM2978415v1, whole genome shotgun sequence genome encodes the following:
- the LOC129754968 gene encoding 60S ribosomal protein L28, which translates to MADTSSHLNWLIIRDHNAFLLKRRNIKKPFSTEPNNLTNLSSYRYSGLVHKKTLAIAPADKGVAVSLKRPKYTTKPSKATVKVQLKHRPRRTLKKLKNIINANRYRRDLRQAALRRASALLRSQRPAGAKGAAGKGAAKTAGAAATSAAAAPKKAE; encoded by the exons ATGGCCGATACTTCGTCGCACTTGAACTGGTTGATCATCCGTGATCACAATGCGTTCCTCCTGAAACGCAGAAACATCAAGAAGCCGTTCAGCACG GAGCCAAACAATCTGACCAACCTGAGCTCGTACCGTTACAGCGGACTGGTCCACAAGAAGACCCTCGCCATTGCCCCGGCCGATAAGGGTGTTGCCGTGTCCCTAAAGCGACCAAAGTACACC ACCAAGCCCTCCAAGGCCACCGTGAAGGTACAGCTGAAGCACCGGCCACGCCGAACCCTGAAGAAGCTGAAGAACATCATCAATGCCAACCGGTACCGACGGGATCTGCGCCAGGCTGCCCTCCGTCGGGCTAGCGCTCTGCTGCGCTCCCAACGCCCGGCCGGAGCCAAGGGTGCCGCTGGCAAGGGAGCCGCCAAGACGGCTGGAGCTGCTGCCACCAGTGCCGCCGCTGCCCCCAAGAAGGCCGAGTAA